From Cognatishimia activa, one genomic window encodes:
- a CDS encoding YybH family protein has protein sequence MKRLLSAAIIAVTATTAFADSHEPASLTAVNDRFNEAAAAGDAEALIGLYADDTLWIEQGKRVTQGLEGPRQLFEFVTQNAGEVTHTIDHLFVSEDETLAVMIGSVEAVVKRAGLDATGTYLFVLKPEDEGWEIVTDMWHQHVE, from the coding sequence ATGAAACGTCTCCTCTCTGCTGCAATCATCGCAGTAACAGCAACGACCGCATTTGCCGATAGTCACGAACCTGCGAGCCTGACCGCAGTTAACGACCGCTTCAACGAAGCCGCCGCCGCAGGTGATGCCGAAGCGCTGATCGGGCTTTATGCCGATGACACGCTTTGGATTGAGCAAGGCAAACGCGTCACTCAGGGGCTGGAAGGACCTCGGCAGTTGTTTGAGTTTGTCACGCAAAACGCGGGCGAGGTAACGCACACCATCGATCATTTGTTCGTCTCCGAAGATGAAACGCTCGCCGTAATGATTGGGTCCGTAGAAGCCGTTGTGAAAAGGGCAGGCCTTGATGCGACCGGCACCTATCTTTTCGTGCTGAAACCTGAGGACGAAGGTTGGGAAATAGTCACCGACATGTGGCATCAGCACGTAGAATAG